A stretch of Mus caroli chromosome 5, CAROLI_EIJ_v1.1, whole genome shotgun sequence DNA encodes these proteins:
- the Grifin gene encoding grifin, with translation MTLQFEAFCAGGLAPGWSLTVQGHADAGEDKFEINFLTDAGDIAFHVKPRFSSATVVGNAFQGGRWGQEEVSSVFPLTLGEPFEMEVSADAEHFHIYAQEQKVLQFPHRHRPLATITRVRVLSEHRLAQVELAKRSLSWGDGGY, from the exons ATGACACTGCAG TTTGAAGCCTTCTGTGCAGGGGGTCTGGCCCCTGGCTGGAGCCTGACTGTACAGGGACATGCAGATGCTGGAGAAGACAA GTTCGAGATCAACTTCTTAACAGACGCAGGAGACATCGCCTTCCACGTCAAACCTCGATTCTCCAGCGCCACGGTGGTGGGCAATGCTTTCCAGGGAGGAcggtgggggcaggaggaggtgTCCAGTGTATTCCCGCTGACTCTGGGAGAGCCCTTTGAG ATGGAGGTGAGTGCAGACGCAGAACACTTCCACATTTACGCCCAGGAACAAAAGGTGCTCCAGTTCCCACATCGGCACCGACCGCTGGCCACCATCACCAGAGTGCGAGTGCTCAGTGAGCATCGGCTGGCCCAGGTGGAGCTGGCCAAGCGGAGCCTGAGCTGGGG GGATGGGGGCTACTGA